A genomic segment from Arcobacter sp. CECT 8986 encodes:
- a CDS encoding DoxX family protein, with amino-acid sequence MKQILLLSRIALGIIFIWYGALKFFPQLSPAEALATQTIDILFMHLIPASLSIKLLAVWEVFVGVGLVFGIYLRVALILFFVHMVCTFTPLFILPDVSFTKAPYAFTLVGQYIVKNVVFILMGLLIYKDRFCTKCSSETNK; translated from the coding sequence ATGAAACAGATTTTATTGTTAAGTAGAATTGCATTAGGAATAATATTTATATGGTATGGAGCATTGAAGTTTTTCCCTCAACTAAGTCCAGCAGAAGCACTTGCAACACAGACAATTGATATACTTTTTATGCACTTGATTCCTGCTAGTTTATCTATTAAATTATTGGCAGTTTGGGAAGTTTTTGTAGGAGTAGGGCTTGTTTTTGGAATATATTTAAGAGTTGCTTTAATTCTATTTTTTGTACATATGGTTTGTACTTTTACACCTTTATTTATACTTCCAGATGTATCTTTTACAAAAGCGCCTTATGCATTTACTTTAGTAGGACAATATATTGTAAAAAATGTAGTGTTTATTTTGATGGGGCTTTTAATATATAAAGATAGATTTTGTACAAAGTGTTCTTCAGAAACTAATAAATAA
- a CDS encoding HNH endonuclease, with amino-acid sequence MAFSNERFSDISYGIASSTADRINGTFIQRTQGEDGYDIIDIEDALVFDERLIYVTYKPSKKTLLHYYMKNYFIAEFDYLRRKTDLSFPEYIFPLLNELKVKYNNNTTNSYEEYNYYLYNLLINNCDKYINEAFNILFEDRNLMKNFSISVSKLIQKIKKQQYPKFLADDGKIKRYSNWNKWLQEALVYREKGRCANCGCDLSGTIAINNKINIDHIVPLTKGGTNDPTNLQILCSTCNKKKYNSSSEAGNYKHIFW; translated from the coding sequence ATGGCATTTAGTAATGAAAGATTTTCAGATATATCATATGGTATAGCTAGTTCAACAGCTGATAGGATTAATGGAACTTTTATTCAAAGAACGCAGGGAGAAGATGGTTATGACATTATTGATATTGAAGATGCATTAGTTTTTGATGAAAGGTTAATTTATGTTACGTACAAACCTAGTAAAAAAACACTATTACATTATTACATGAAAAATTATTTTATTGCAGAATTTGATTATTTAAGACGAAAAACTGATTTGTCATTTCCAGAATATATATTCCCATTATTAAATGAATTAAAAGTAAAGTATAACAATAATACAACTAATTCATATGAAGAATATAATTACTATTTATATAATTTACTAATTAACAATTGCGATAAATATATCAATGAAGCATTTAATATTTTATTTGAAGATAGAAACCTAATGAAAAACTTTAGTATTTCAGTTTCCAAACTAATTCAAAAAATAAAAAAACAGCAATATCCAAAATTCTTAGCAGATGATGGTAAAATAAAAAGATATTCTAATTGGAATAAATGGCTTCAAGAAGCATTGGTTTATAGAGAAAAAGGACGTTGTGCAAACTGTGGATGTGATTTAAGTGGAACAATTGCAATAAATAATAAGATAAATATCGACCATATTGTTCCACTAACAAAAGGTGGCACAAACGATCCAACAAATCTACAAATATTGTGTAGTACGTGTAATAAAAAGAAATATAATTCTAGTTCAGAAGCTGGAAATTATAAACATATATTTTGGTAG
- a CDS encoding JAB domain-containing protein, whose product MSLNVTQRIKESEQVLGIDLLDYIITCSNGYYSFKF is encoded by the coding sequence ATAAGCTTAAATGTTACTCAAAGAATTAAAGAGTCGGAGCAAGTTTTAGGTATTGATTTGTTAGATTATATAATCACTTGTTCTAATGGTTACTATTCTTTTAAATTTTAA
- a CDS encoding Sua5 YciO YrdC YwlC family protein, producing MNSKLVYLVQSDTTVGFSSTDDEKLSNLKKRPTTQKILQVVDSFNTLKQNARIPKLHRKRVRKAKKTTFIYPNSLSFRVIPRDDKFYDFVHKFKKIYSTSANITTKHFDEEFATKNAQVVVETKEGFSETVSSSIIILKKKKFKKIR from the coding sequence ATGAACTCAAAACTTGTATATTTAGTACAATCTGATACAACAGTAGGCTTCTCATCAACAGATGATGAGAAGCTTTCAAATTTAAAAAAAAGACCAACAACACAAAAAATTCTTCAAGTAGTAGATAGTTTCAATACATTAAAACAAAATGCAAGAATACCAAAACTACATAGAAAAAGAGTTAGAAAAGCAAAAAAAACAACTTTTATTTATCCAAATTCTCTTTCTTTTAGAGTTATACCAAGAGATGATAAGTTCTATGATTTTGTACATAAGTTTAAAAAGATTTATTCTACTTCTGCAAATATAACGACAAAGCATTTTGATGAAGAGTTTGCTACAAAAAATGCACAAGTAGTAGTAGAAACAAAAGAGGGATTTAGTGAAACAGTATCTTCTTCTATAATTATTCTAAAAAAGAAGAAATTCAAAAAAATAAGATAA
- a CDS encoding protein tyrosine phosphatase family protein — protein sequence MFETILNYVKINENISTSGQPTQEELEQIAKNDFKVVINLALNDSSLALDNEDKIVSDLGLTYIHIPVDFENPEWDNLKIFLNIMNGFSNQKVWVHCAKNYRVTSFMYVFHKYFLKTPFEQIDLSVFDMWTPSKKWQDLMKISFEELQS from the coding sequence ATGTTTGAAACTATTTTGAATTATGTTAAGATAAATGAAAATATCTCTACTTCTGGACAACCGACACAAGAAGAGCTAGAACAAATAGCAAAAAATGACTTTAAAGTTGTGATTAACTTAGCGTTAAATGACTCATCATTGGCTTTAGATAATGAAGATAAAATTGTAAGTGATTTAGGACTTACTTATATTCATATACCTGTGGATTTTGAAAATCCAGAGTGGGACAATCTTAAAATTTTTCTAAATATAATGAATGGCTTTTCAAATCAAAAAGTTTGGGTACATTGTGCGAAAAATTATAGAGTAACTTCATTTATGTATGTATTTCATAAATACTTTCTAAAAACACCTTTTGAACAAATAGACTTATCAGTTTTTGATATGTGGACTCCTAGCAAAAAATGGCAAGATTTGATGAAAATATCATTTGAAGAGTTACAGTCTTAA
- a CDS encoding YeeE/YedE family protein, which translates to MFGFEVYQIVNFFGFIIGLAFGAIAQKKQFCFSGSIKDYILTKSTMRGSSVIVAMLVAVVSTYVVSTLYEIDLQETAYYKDNINYFSVILGGLMFGVGMMLSDGCSNRHLIKFAQGDINSLIVLVFLAIFAYATSKGLLAEVLNPITNNETLIHLSSYIGSVAMNIYFVVGVLILLLIFLVKKIKRIFSLWDGFLIGLLIAASWYVTAVIGGESMERVIELNGITFVYPSAKTMEFFTYYQISSLTFPICIIFGVLVGAFLMSKINRKYSFGCTASMGQHKVKYNMIGGALMGTGGILAIGCTVGEGLTGMSTLAFASLVAILSIFVSATITAIILNKKSRLPMCFIFEWKDNNIDYQI; encoded by the coding sequence ATGTTTGGATTTGAAGTTTACCAAATTGTTAATTTTTTCGGATTTATCATTGGTTTAGCTTTTGGTGCGATTGCACAAAAAAAGCAGTTTTGTTTTAGTGGTTCTATAAAAGACTACATCTTAACAAAATCTACAATGAGAGGTTCGTCTGTTATTGTTGCTATGCTTGTAGCTGTCGTTTCTACGTATGTTGTATCCACACTATATGAAATTGATTTGCAAGAGACTGCTTATTATAAAGATAATATAAACTACTTCTCTGTAATTTTAGGTGGTTTGATGTTTGGTGTAGGAATGATGCTTTCAGATGGTTGTAGTAATAGACATCTTATCAAATTTGCACAAGGGGATATAAACTCTTTGATTGTTTTAGTTTTTCTTGCAATTTTTGCTTATGCAACATCAAAAGGATTATTAGCAGAAGTTTTAAATCCAATAACAAACAATGAAACACTTATTCATCTATCTTCTTATATTGGAAGTGTTGCTATGAATATATACTTTGTAGTTGGTGTATTGATTTTATTACTTATATTCTTAGTAAAAAAAATAAAAAGAATTTTCTCACTATGGGATGGATTTTTAATTGGTCTTTTAATTGCAGCTTCATGGTATGTTACTGCTGTTATTGGTGGTGAGAGTATGGAAAGAGTGATTGAGTTAAATGGTATTACATTTGTATATCCAAGTGCAAAAACTATGGAGTTTTTTACTTACTATCAAATATCATCACTTACATTTCCTATTTGTATAATATTTGGTGTATTAGTTGGAGCATTTTTGATGTCTAAAATAAATAGAAAATATAGTTTTGGATGTACAGCATCAATGGGACAACACAAAGTAAAATACAATATGATTGGTGGAGCACTTATGGGAACTGGTGGTATTTTAGCTATTGGTTGTACAGTAGGAGAAGGACTTACAGGTATGTCAACACTTGCATTTGCTTCTTTAGTTGCTATTTTATCTATATTTGTATCTGCAACTATTACAGCTATTATTTTAAATAAAAAAAGCAGACTTCCAATGTGTTTTATCTTTGAATGGAAAGATAATAACATAGACTATCAAATCTAA
- a CDS encoding type II toxin-antitoxin system antitoxin SocA domain-containing protein, translating into MDMTKVANVILYMLHKQVHHLNDKKLSVMLFLMDYNHHKFCGEKIFGDEYIKTKRHPEPKIISELFDIIANSEDLEEDDERLYLIQELLDYLDIEVLEKKNYIELKFIEMQEEFDDTLFSKDEMKTIHKVVSTYSETTARNIANDTFKIEEVRKAALNEVII; encoded by the coding sequence ATGGATATGACAAAAGTAGCAAATGTAATTTTATATATGTTACATAAACAAGTACATCACTTAAATGACAAAAAACTATCAGTTATGCTTTTTTTAATGGATTATAATCACCATAAATTTTGTGGTGAAAAGATATTTGGTGATGAATATATAAAAACAAAAAGACATCCTGAACCAAAAATTATTTCTGAACTTTTTGATATTATTGCAAATAGTGAAGATTTAGAAGAAGATGATGAAAGATTATATCTTATTCAAGAACTATTAGATTACTTAGATATTGAAGTATTAGAAAAGAAAAACTACATTGAACTTAAATTTATTGAGATGCAAGAAGAGTTTGATGATACACTATTTTCAAAAGATGAGATGAAAACTATCCATAAAGTTGTATCAACTTATAGTGAAACAACAGCAAGAAACATCGCAAATGATACTTTTAAAATAGAAGAAGTAAGAAAAGCAGCTTTAAATGAAGTAATAATATAA
- the carB gene encoding carbamoyl-phosphate synthase large subunit, translating into MPKREDIKSILLIGSGPIIIGQACEFDYSGTQATKTLKELGYRVVLINSNPATIMTDPEFADKTYIEPITEEVVAKIIKQENIDAILPTMGGQTALNVATSMYDKGMLEGVKFLGANPEAIKKGEDRHLFNEAMVKIGMDLPKSKNAYTLEEAIEVAKEIGFPVISRASFTLAGGGSGVAYNMDEFKQLAEAGIEASPINEIEIMESMLGWKEYEMEVIRDRKDNCIIVCSIENLDPMGVHTGDSTTIAPALTLTDKEYQDMRNASFAILREIGVDTGGSNVQFAINPETGRMIVIEMNPRVSRSSALASKATGYPIAKVATLLAVGFTLDEITNDITGTAASFEPVIDYIVTKIPRFTFEKFPKADSTLTTGMKSVGEVMAIGRTFNESIQKALCSMETGLDGFDPICDNLEKIKAEIRRPNQDRLRYVMDAMRHGITNEEIFEMCSIDPWFLSKFREMYNLEKSINESILTDELMMRKIKSNGFSDKMIGKLINKTEEEVYQARKALNVQFEYNEVDTCAAEFKALTPYLYSSTNVHKLPEVKEEQSDDKKVLIIGGGPNRIGQGIEFDYCCVHASFALNEMGIKTIMYNCNPETVSTDYDTSDILYFEPIDFEHVRAVIEQEKPDGIIVHFGGQTPLKLANAIHAAGGKIIGTTAEVIDLAEDREKFSTFVEKAGLLQPDNGTAVEVEEAIEIAQRIGYPVLVRPSFVLGGRGMKIVYSTDELKQYMDEAVSVSNDAPVLIDKFLDRAIELDVDCISDGKEVYIGGIMQHIEEAGVHSGDSACSLPPISIDDELIKELEEKTKKMALGLGVVGLMNTQYAIHKGQIYLIEVNPRASRTVPFVSKATGMPLAKVATRVMWGETLREALNVYDKDIVYEDNGVLKPILKSHVAVKEAVFPFTKLSGSDMILTPEMKSTGEVMGISATFGESYAKAQSAAKNDLPTEGKVFISLSDLDKDFAPRIAQGLVNEGFTVVATSGTHKVITEAGIDCEKVLKISEGRPNITDSIANGEIALAFNTSDGKESSKDDGRNIRRAVLKNSVPYVTTASAALACVEAMKALKQKDGISVKSIQDFLHN; encoded by the coding sequence ATGCCAAAAAGAGAAGATATAAAATCTATTTTACTTATCGGTTCAGGTCCAATTATTATTGGTCAAGCATGCGAATTTGATTATTCAGGAACACAAGCTACTAAAACATTAAAAGAGTTAGGTTATAGAGTTGTATTAATCAACTCAAATCCAGCTACTATTATGACTGACCCTGAATTTGCAGACAAGACATATATTGAGCCTATTACAGAAGAAGTTGTTGCAAAAATTATAAAACAAGAAAATATTGATGCTATTTTACCAACTATGGGTGGACAAACTGCACTAAATGTTGCTACTTCAATGTATGACAAAGGTATGTTAGAAGGTGTAAAATTTTTAGGTGCAAATCCAGAAGCTATTAAAAAAGGTGAAGATAGACACCTATTTAATGAAGCTATGGTAAAAATTGGTATGGATTTACCAAAAAGTAAAAATGCATATACTCTTGAAGAAGCTATTGAAGTTGCAAAAGAGATAGGGTTTCCAGTAATTAGTAGAGCATCATTTACACTAGCAGGTGGTGGTTCTGGTGTTGCTTATAATATGGATGAATTCAAACAGTTAGCTGAAGCTGGTATTGAAGCATCTCCAATCAACGAAATTGAGATTATGGAATCTATGCTTGGTTGGAAAGAGTACGAAATGGAAGTTATCAGAGATAGAAAAGATAACTGTATTATCGTATGTTCTATTGAAAACTTAGACCCAATGGGTGTTCACACTGGGGATTCTACTACTATTGCTCCTGCACTTACTTTAACAGATAAAGAGTATCAAGATATGAGAAATGCATCTTTTGCAATTCTTAGAGAGATTGGTGTAGATACAGGTGGTTCAAACGTACAGTTTGCAATCAATCCAGAAACTGGAAGAATGATTGTAATTGAGATGAATCCAAGAGTTTCAAGAAGTTCTGCACTTGCTTCAAAAGCAACTGGTTATCCTATTGCAAAAGTTGCAACACTACTTGCAGTTGGATTTACTCTTGATGAAATTACAAATGATATTACAGGAACTGCTGCATCTTTTGAGCCAGTTATTGACTATATTGTTACTAAAATCCCTAGATTTACTTTTGAAAAATTCCCTAAAGCAGACTCAACTTTAACAACTGGTATGAAATCTGTTGGTGAAGTTATGGCTATTGGTAGAACATTTAACGAATCTATTCAAAAAGCACTTTGTTCTATGGAAACAGGTCTTGATGGGTTTGACCCAATTTGTGATAACTTAGAAAAAATCAAAGCAGAAATTAGAAGACCAAATCAAGATAGATTAAGATATGTAATGGACGCAATGAGACATGGTATTACAAATGAAGAAATCTTCGAAATGTGTAGCATTGACCCTTGGTTCTTAAGTAAATTCAGAGAGATGTATAACTTAGAAAAATCTATAAATGAATCAATCTTAACTGATGAACTAATGATGAGAAAAATCAAATCAAATGGTTTCTCAGATAAAATGATTGGTAAACTTATAAATAAAACTGAAGAAGAAGTATATCAAGCAAGAAAAGCTTTAAATGTACAATTTGAATATAATGAAGTTGATACTTGTGCAGCTGAATTTAAAGCACTTACTCCTTATTTATATTCTTCTACAAATGTACACAAATTACCAGAAGTAAAAGAAGAACAATCAGATGATAAAAAAGTTCTTATTATAGGTGGTGGACCAAACAGAATCGGTCAAGGTATTGAGTTTGACTATTGTTGTGTTCATGCTTCATTTGCTTTAAATGAAATGGGTATAAAAACAATAATGTACAATTGTAACCCAGAAACTGTATCAACAGATTATGATACTTCTGATATTTTATACTTTGAACCAATTGATTTTGAACATGTAAGAGCTGTAATTGAGCAAGAAAAACCAGATGGTATTATTGTTCACTTTGGTGGACAAACTCCACTAAAATTAGCAAATGCTATTCATGCTGCAGGTGGTAAGATTATTGGGACAACTGCTGAAGTTATTGACTTAGCAGAAGATAGAGAAAAATTCTCTACATTTGTTGAAAAAGCTGGATTATTACAACCAGACAATGGAACAGCAGTAGAAGTTGAAGAAGCTATCGAAATTGCCCAAAGAATTGGTTATCCAGTACTTGTAAGACCATCATTTGTACTTGGTGGTAGAGGTATGAAGATTGTTTACTCAACAGATGAGTTAAAACAATATATGGATGAAGCAGTTTCAGTTTCAAATGATGCACCAGTTTTAATTGACAAATTCTTAGATAGAGCAATCGAACTTGATGTTGATTGTATCTCTGATGGTAAAGAAGTTTATATTGGTGGGATTATGCAACATATTGAAGAAGCGGGTGTTCACTCTGGGGATTCAGCTTGTTCTTTACCTCCAATCTCTATTGATGATGAACTTATCAAAGAGTTAGAAGAAAAAACTAAAAAAATGGCATTAGGTCTTGGTGTAGTAGGTCTGATGAATACTCAATATGCTATCCACAAAGGTCAAATTTACTTAATCGAAGTAAATCCAAGAGCATCAAGAACAGTTCCATTTGTATCAAAAGCAACTGGAATGCCTTTAGCAAAAGTTGCTACTAGAGTAATGTGGGGTGAAACTTTAAGAGAAGCATTAAATGTATATGATAAAGATATCGTATATGAAGATAATGGAGTTTTAAAACCAATCTTAAAAAGCCATGTTGCAGTAAAAGAAGCAGTTTTCCCATTTACTAAATTAAGTGGTTCTGATATGATTCTTACACCAGAAATGAAATCAACTGGTGAAGTTATGGGTATCTCTGCTACATTTGGTGAATCTTATGCAAAAGCACAAAGTGCAGCTAAAAATGACTTACCGACTGAAGGTAAAGTATTTATTTCATTATCTGATTTGGATAAAGATTTTGCACCAAGAATTGCACAAGGATTAGTAAATGAAGGATTTACAGTAGTAGCAACAAGTGGAACTCACAAAGTTATCACTGAAGCTGGAATTGATTGTGAAAAAGTACTTAAAATTAGTGAAGGTAGACCAAATATAACTGACTCTATTGCAAATGGTGAAATTGCACTTGCATTTAACACAAGTGATGGAAAAGAATCATCAAAAGATGATGGTAGAAACATCAGAAGAGCAGTTCTTAAAAATAGTGTTCCTTATGTAACAACAGCTTCAGCTGCATTAGCTTGCGTAGAAGCAATGAAAGCACTAAAACAAAAAGATGGTATATCAGTAAAATCAATTCAAGATTTTTTACACAACTAA
- the xseB gene encoding exodeoxyribonuclease VII small subunit, which translates to MSEEKKEETLAFEEKILKAKELLEKLNNQDITLQDSIEVYKSGIKQLDEAQKLLDEAKLIFTTKEKDNN; encoded by the coding sequence ATGAGCGAAGAGAAAAAAGAAGAAACACTAGCTTTTGAAGAAAAAATCTTAAAAGCAAAAGAGTTACTTGAAAAACTAAACAATCAAGACATCACACTTCAAGACTCAATTGAAGTATACAAATCAGGTATAAAACAACTTGACGAAGCACAAAAACTACTTGATGAAGCAAAACTAATATTTACTACAAAAGAGAAAGATAATAACTAG
- a CDS encoding acyl carrier protein phosphodiesterase: protein MNWLAHIFLSENNIDFQIGNYLADPLKGKAWSNANTNIIKGMQIHKMIDSYTDNHIEFKNSKNRLGEKGLLKPVVVDLTYDYLLTKNWNRYCNISLNKFLNIFYDNAIKNMNTLPDNAKLKLSRLIEFDLLNKYQNLDDLNQSFKRVDKRLSQRLLKRDSVSRYYDLVCKNIDGIEDDFLIFFPQLCSYIKENTNNLNLTHWKC, encoded by the coding sequence ATGAACTGGCTTGCACATATTTTCTTATCAGAAAACAATATAGACTTTCAAATTGGCAACTATCTTGCAGACCCTTTAAAAGGAAAAGCTTGGAGTAATGCAAATACAAATATCATAAAAGGTATGCAAATTCACAAGATGATTGATTCGTATACAGATAATCATATAGAGTTCAAAAATAGTAAAAATAGACTTGGTGAAAAAGGCTTATTAAAACCTGTGGTTGTTGACTTAACTTATGATTATTTACTTACAAAAAACTGGAATAGATACTGCAATATTTCACTTAATAAGTTTTTGAATATATTTTATGACAATGCTATAAAAAATATGAACACACTTCCTGATAATGCGAAACTAAAACTTTCAAGACTTATTGAGTTTGATTTACTAAATAAGTATCAAAATTTAGATGATTTGAATCAATCTTTTAAAAGAGTTGATAAAAGATTGTCTCAAAGATTACTCAAAAGAGATAGTGTTAGTAGATATTATGATTTGGTTTGTAAAAATATTGATGGAATTGAAGATGATTTTTTGATATTTTTCCCACAACTTTGTTCATATATAAAAGAAAATACAAACAATTTGAATTTAACACACTGGAAGTGTTGA
- a CDS encoding HesA/MoeB/ThiF family protein — protein MSEIHEFFNRQIKLWGEETQDSLQNKKVAIIGSGGLGCSLGIALGASGIGEFTLVDFDEVGVHNIHRQIGFKVGDDGKYKADVLKELMESRCPYTKVTAYKESFQDFAKRGLEFDLIIDATDNLPTRAAINEYCISKNQPWIYGSVEEFHGQVCFFEKASYEAVFQINDRKPNGIACPIVMHIASLQANLAIRYLAGLTVKKDILYYLSFDNDGVLQNQKFNLPTK, from the coding sequence ATGAGCGAAATTCACGAGTTTTTTAATAGACAAATAAAACTATGGGGTGAGGAAACTCAAGATAGTTTACAAAATAAAAAAGTTGCAATTATTGGTAGTGGAGGACTTGGATGTTCTTTAGGTATTGCACTTGGTGCTTCAGGTATTGGAGAGTTTACTTTAGTTGATTTTGATGAGGTAGGCGTTCATAATATTCATAGACAAATAGGTTTTAAAGTAGGGGACGACGGTAAGTATAAAGCTGATGTTTTAAAAGAGCTTATGGAATCAAGATGTCCTTATACTAAAGTTACTGCATATAAAGAGTCATTTCAAGATTTTGCAAAAAGAGGTTTAGAGTTTGATTTGATTATTGATGCTACGGATAATCTTCCAACAAGAGCAGCGATAAATGAGTACTGCATAAGCAAAAATCAACCTTGGATTTATGGAAGTGTAGAGGAGTTTCATGGTCAAGTTTGTTTCTTTGAAAAAGCCTCTTATGAAGCAGTATTTCAAATAAATGACAGAAAACCAAATGGAATTGCTTGTCCTATCGTAATGCATATTGCTTCACTACAAGCAAATCTTGCTATTAGATATCTTGCTGGATTGACTGTAAAAAAAGATATTTTATATTATCTATCATTTGATAATGATGGTGTTTTACAAAACCAAAAATTCAATTTACCTACAAAATAG
- the metX gene encoding homoserine O-acetyltransferase MetX, whose amino-acid sequence MKIETKTARFSTPLYLESGRILEPFEIIYETYGELNEDKSNVIVICHALAGSHHAAGRYADEAKPGWWDKFIGDGKAVDTTKYFVICTNNIGSCFGSTNPMSPNYPSDEPYRFKFPVLTISDIVKAQRILFDSLGIHHVKAVIGGSMGGMQALCYSIEHTRFADTVIALATTAYTRPWAIAINKIAMESVRHDPAFNSGHYKKEDLLAKGLPGLAIGRMAGLIAYLSPTLFNKKFGRNYAHTDGLYELFGRFEVERYLEYNSYSFPKFFDPLSYLYICKTMNIFDVSRNEDTLEDVFSKVKCNLHLISFSDDMLFFPEEMQEIYDIMCKIGKKEQVSYKMIESESGHDSFLVEVEKFEDHVREILKGIE is encoded by the coding sequence TTGAAGATAGAGACTAAAACAGCGAGGTTTTCTACACCACTATATTTGGAAAGTGGTAGGATACTAGAGCCTTTTGAAATAATATATGAAACTTATGGAGAACTAAACGAAGATAAATCAAATGTAATTGTAATTTGTCATGCACTTGCAGGAAGCCATCACGCAGCTGGAAGATATGCAGATGAAGCAAAGCCTGGTTGGTGGGATAAATTTATAGGAGATGGAAAAGCAGTAGATACTACAAAATATTTTGTTATTTGTACAAATAACATAGGTTCTTGCTTTGGTTCTACAAATCCTATGAGCCCAAACTATCCAAGTGATGAGCCATATAGATTTAAATTTCCAGTACTTACAATTTCAGATATAGTAAAAGCTCAAAGAATACTTTTTGATTCATTGGGAATACATCATGTAAAAGCAGTAATTGGTGGTTCTATGGGAGGAATGCAAGCTTTATGTTACTCAATAGAGCATACAAGATTTGCAGATACTGTTATAGCTTTAGCAACTACTGCTTACACAAGACCTTGGGCAATAGCAATAAATAAAATAGCAATGGAATCAGTAAGACATGACCCTGCATTTAATAGTGGACACTATAAAAAAGAGGATTTATTAGCAAAAGGATTGCCAGGACTTGCAATAGGAAGAATGGCAGGACTAATAGCATACTTAAGTCCAACACTATTTAATAAAAAGTTTGGAAGAAACTACGCACATACAGATGGGCTTTATGAACTTTTCGGAAGATTTGAAGTTGAGAGATATTTAGAGTATAACTCATATAGTTTTCCTAAGTTTTTTGACCCACTTTCATATCTTTATATATGTAAAACAATGAATATTTTTGATGTGTCAAGAAATGAAGATACACTAGAAGATGTATTTTCAAAAGTTAAGTGCAACTTACATCTTATATCTTTTTCTGATGATATGCTATTTTTCCCAGAAGAGATGCAAGAGATATATGATATTATGTGTAAAATTGGCAAAAAAGAGCAAGTATCATATAAGATGATTGAGAGTGAATCTGGACATGATTCATTTCTTGTAGAAGTTGAAAAGTTTGAAGACCACGTAAGAGAAATACTAAAAGGAATAGAATGA